ATTTATAACGCTCGGCTGTGGAGTGCCGCGCGTCCGTTGGCCGACGGTCAGCCCTTCGCTCTGGAATTGATCTACCGGCGCAATGTGTCGCGCGAAGATCTGGTGAAGGCCAGTGTCGACGAGATCAAACGCCTGGCCGGTTCTTCCATCAGCCCGGCGCAATTGGCGGTGTGGCAAGCGCAGATGCAGCAATCGTTTGTCGATGTGCAGGCCGGCACGCGGATTACCGGGGTGTATCTGCCGGGGCAGGGGGCGCGGTTCTTTGTCGGCCAGCAGTTGCAGCACGAGATCGACGACCCGCTGTTCGCCCGGGCATTTTTCAACATCTGGCTGGATCCGCGCACGCGCAATCCCGAACTGCGCCAGCAATTGCTGGGTACTGCCAAACCCTGAGCGCAGCACATCCGCGC
This genomic window from Pseudomonas kribbensis contains:
- a CDS encoding chalcone isomerase family protein, yielding MSRTPKVLRGCCGIGLWALLLTPTWASWQDAVPGAQIIGTGDFSVFGFDIYNARLWSAARPLADGQPFALELIYRRNVSREDLVKASVDEIKRLAGSSISPAQLAVWQAQMQQSFVDVQAGTRITGVYLPGQGARFFVGQQLQHEIDDPLFARAFFNIWLDPRTRNPELRQQLLGTAKP